A DNA window from Aspergillus nidulans FGSC A4 chromosome I contains the following coding sequences:
- a CDS encoding Hsp70 family protein (transcript_id=CADANIAT00006915): protein MLASRVTSLSESALNTLNAINAADGDITWPLQGLRINEDDDQLVIGIDFGTTFSGVAWATPEHFEADQINLINAWPGTGREEGKAPTELLYDDEKIMWGYNIPGGADTVRGFKLLLLHDEDLTDDVKTSEFFLRAKKMLRDTGKTPVGLIADYLRALWQHTMDTINKALGDSVMDGLRFHVVITVPAIWKAYARQSMQDAAKRAGILKARKAGGTTLSFIPEPEAAALSTLCERGRRIKKGDVYVICDAGGGTVDLISYEVKDTNPIAMREAVEGRGGLCGGLLIDEAFETMCKRRLGRRWDNLSKKGINDLMRGEWEQYIKPQFKPGSTPGDWIVGIPAEAFERSKLDDLSRQPYIKQGRIHFRDCDIEQAFTSSLAGIDASRRTAICRGAIYKGFLHLSESNPNNQNGYDYKSIKVVSTISRISIGKMYWTDFDESKHLEEDRKWDSDQEKWRADHQMHWFIRKVRLSSTSVLILQGDDVSTKHRVSHGYHKIVERDFDGFFRVRIYQCEADDPPTRRDSSVKLLCTINCSLDVQTSELKTFRCSDGTKKKELYYKLEMVPSGAAAECTVYIDGRKQGSQHVEIQFQ from the exons ATGCTTGCTTCACGAGTCACTTCTCTGAGTGAGAGCGCGCTCAACACTCTCAACGCCATCAATGCTGCCGACGGTGATATCACATGGCCACTGCAGGGATTGAGGATaaacgaggacgatgaccAGCTGGTGATTGGAATCGACTTTGGCACAAC TTTTTCAGGTGTCGCCTGGGCCACACCCGAGCACTTTGAAGCTGACCAAATTAATCTGATTAATGCATGGCCCGGCACCGGTCgagaagaagggaaagcacCGACAGAACTTCTCTATGACGATGAAAAGATAATGTGGGGATACAATATCCCAGGTGGCGCCGATACCGTTCGTGGATTCAAGCTACTTTTGCTTCACGACGAAGACCTTACCGATGATGTCAAGACCTCAGAATTCTTCCTgcgagcgaagaagatgctGAGAGATACCGGAAAGACACCCGTTGGTTTGATTGCAGATTATCTTCGCGCACTTTGGCAACATACTATGGATACCATCAACAAGGCCCTGGGGGATTCTGTTATGGATGGACTCCGATTTCATGTTGTGATAACTGTTCCGGCAATTTGGAAAGCGTACGCAAGGCAGAGTATGCAAGATGCTGCGAAGAGGGCCGGAATATTGAAAGCCAGAAAAGCGGGCGGGACGACGCTGAGTTTTATTCCTGAGCCGGAGGCCGCGGCGCTCTCTACACTTTGTGAGCGTGGTAGGAGGATAAAGAAAGGGGATGTTTATGTGATATGTGATGCTGGGGGAGGGACCGTG GACCTGATCAGTTACGAGGTAAAAGACACCAATCCTATTGCAATGCGTGAGGCAGTAGAAGGGAGGG GTGGATTATGTGGTGGGTTGCTCATTGACGAAGCGTTCGAGACTATGTGCAAACGACGGCTTGGACGGCGATGGGACAACCTCAGTAAGAAGGGGATCAATGATTTGATGAGAGGCGAGTGGGAACAATACATCAAGCCTCAGTTCAAGCCTGGTTCTACCCCCGGAGATTGGATTGTTGGTATCCCGGCAGAGGCGTTTGAGAGGTCAAAACTCGACGATTTGAGCAGACAACCATACATCAAACAAGGCAGGATCCATTTTCGAGA CTGCGATATTGAGCAAGCCTTTACCAGTTCGCTTGCAGGCATCGACGC GTCAAG ACGTACGGCCATCTGCCGAGGAGCCATCTACAAGGGGTTCCTACACCTATCTGAGTCGAACCCCAACAACCAAAACGGTTACGACTACAAGAGCATCAAAGTGGTCTCTACAATCTCCCGCATCAGCATTGGAAAGATGTACTGGACCGATTTCGACGAGTCAAAACATCTAGAAGAGGACCGTAAATGGGACTCTGATCAAGAGAAGTGGAGGGCGGACCACCAGATGCACTGGTTCATTCGCAAGGTCAGACTCTCCAGCACCTCCGTGCTGATTTTGCAG GGCGACGATGTCTCCACCAAGCACCGCGTCAGCCATGGCTACCATAAGATCGTAGAACGGGActttgacggcttcttccgGGTGCGGATCTACCAGTGTGAGGCTGATGATCCTCCCACACGGAGGGACTCGAGCGTGAAGCTCCTATGCACAATCAATTGCTCGTTGGATGTGCAGACGTCGGAACTGAAGACGTTCAGATGTTCCGACGGGACTAAGAAGAAGGAGCTATACTATAAGCTTGAGATGGTACCGTCTGGCGCGGCAGCCGAGTGTACGGTCTACATTGATGGAAGAAAACAAGGCAGTCAGCATGTGGAAATCCAGTTCCAATAG
- a CDS encoding putative thiol methyltransferase (transcript_id=CADANIAT00006920), with amino-acid sequence MSSPSQQPIKGRLISHFENRPTPSHPKAWSDLWDSGKSSLWDRGMPSPALIDLLESYQDTLLHPFEIDIEDEEDSSDAGKTRKRKRALVPGCGRGYDVITFALHGFDACGLEVSTTAVSEARAFAKKELCSPQSGNFGRRFDRERARHIGVGKAQFLQGDFFTDTWIENESTGLDQGRTENGKFDLVYDYTFLCALHPAQRTRWAERMADLLRPGGLLVCLEFPMYKDPALPGPPWGVNGIHWELLAGGDTGQGKFTRKAYVQPERTFEVGRGTDMISVYERK; translated from the exons ATGTCCTCGCCTTCACAACAACCCATAAAAGGCCGTCTGATCTCCCACTTCGAGAACCG CCCCACACCATCCCACCCAAAAGCATGGTCTGACCTGTGGGATTCGGGCAAGAGTTCCCTCTGGGATAGAGGGATGCCTTCGCCTGCACTCATTGACTTACTGGAGTCGTACCAGGACACGCTTCTGCACCCGTTTGAGATCGATatagaggatgaggaagacagTAGTGATGCAGGTAAAacgaggaaaaggaagagggCGCTTGTTCCA GGCTGCGGGCGCGGCTACGATGTCATAACCTTTGCGCTGCATGGGTTCGACGCGTGCGGCCTGGAGGTTTCTACTACTGCTGTTTCAGAGGCGAGAGCCTTcgcgaagaaggagctttGTTCTCCGCAGTCCGGGAACTTCGGTAGAAGGTTTGATAGAGAGCGTGCTAGACATATAGGAGTCGGGAAAGCGCAATTCTTGCAGGGCGATTTCTTCACTGATACTTGGATTGAAAATGAGAGTACCGGTCTGGATCAGGGTAGGACTGAGAATGGCAAGTTCGATTTGGTGTATGATTATACG TTTTTATGCGCCCTCCACCCCGCCCAACGCACCCGCTGGGCGGAGCGGATGGCGGACCTCTTACGTCCCGGCGGATTGCTGGTTTGCCTCGAGTTCCCGATGTACAAGGATCCAGCGCTGCCAGGGCCGCCGTGGGGTGTAAACGGGATACATTGGGAGCTGCTGGCTGGCGGTGATACAGGACAAGGGAAGTTTACCAGGAAGGCGTATGTGCAGCCTGAAAGGACGTTTGAGGTTGGGAGGGGGACGGATATGATTAGTGTTTATGAAAGGAAGTAG
- a CDS encoding uncharacterized protein (transcript_id=CADANIAT00006918), whose translation MSPPAHFKLNPGALIPAVGLGTWKSEPGEVARALAHALKTGYRHIDAALGVPREEIFITSKLWNTHQPNIKEGLQKTLDALGVDCLDLYNETSDLLPVNPDGTRAVDRSWDQSETWRQMEDFYKSGKAKAIGVANWSIPYLEELLADEVTRAIVRGRVAQDALEIGHAGNLGGHWNAAEGGGHDDV comes from the exons ATGTCCCCGCCAGCGCACTTCAAGCTCAACCCCGGCGCTCTCATTCCCGCCGTCGGGCTCG GAACCTGGAAATCCGAGCCAGGAGAGGTGGCAAGGGCTCTCGCCCATGCTCTCAAGACTGGGTACCGTCACATCGATGCTGCCCT CGGCGTGCCGCGAGAagagatcttcatcaccagcaaGCTCTGGAACACCCACCAACCCAACATCAAAGAGGGATTGCAGAAGACCCTTGATGCTCTAGGCGTCGACTGCCTTGATCTCTAC AATGAAACCAGCGACCTCCTCCCAGTAAACCCAGATGGGACGCGCGCCGTCGACCGATCCTGGGACCAGAGCGAGACCTGGCGGCAGATGGAAGATTTCTACAAGTCCGGCAAAGCCAAGGCTATCGGTGTCGCCAACTGGTCAATTCCCTatctcgaagagcttcttgcCGACGAAGTCACGCGAGCTATCGTGCGCGGTAGAGTGGCGCAGGACGCCCTGGAAATCGGCCATGCCGGGAATCTGGGGGGTCATTGGAACGCCGCAGAGGGaggcggccatgatgacgTGTGA
- a CDS encoding uncharacterized protein (transcript_id=CADANIAT00006914) has product MPPGTQPSIKRAGSPVKQPSLPPRPMDQNTDPIKIDSVPSQDVRTASLPSYRATNTQPKITIKCGPNQQQAPQQNSAVTRPATEPIKGKQPANTADELQRLQLEHAESRKRIQDLERQLEEQCALTKTILNERDKVAAQAEENWKLWKQTARELRKAKQAPSHYQFTDSQLTGLIQQLRYSIRDFAVQYFTGIPRSHVSRDRLDVWESCVVSTTPGTTAYQEYIRSPSRCASIIQAIVWKLLDRRVFGSFVWAGKAGESLCDLRFYLKYASRHDPVPDPDLERKFQIWSSEASALILQMCDFTEGSQEYKRMQSTRKEIREEFWSIAGQYLSIRSSAPGQDFRRILENAIALDREIHRQAARVTWEFPPVDAHVRFNPEFMEAEKGQQRPRVDQQVLLVVAPGLTKRGKSDGQDFAGEEQLLVPMEVSCLLPGDIPGAGGLSSLVYSWLR; this is encoded by the exons ATGCCTCCAGGCACCCAACCCTCTATCAAACGGGCTGGATCCCCTGTAAAGCAGCCCTCGCTTCCACCAAGACCGATGGACCAGAACACCGATCCTATAAAAATCGACTCGGTGCCCTCACAAGACGTTCGAACTGCCTCCCTGCCTTCTTATCGGGCGACTAATACTCAACCAAAGATTACTATCAAGTGTGGTCcaaaccagcagcaggcacCGCAACAGAACTCTGCAGTCACGCGTCCTGCTACCGAACCCATCAAAGGAAAACAGCCAGCCAACACCGCTGACGAACTTCAGCGGCTACAGCTTGAGCATGCTGAGTCGAGAAAGAGGATCCAAGACCTAGAACGCCAGCTGGAAGAACAATGTGCTCTCACCAAAACGATCCTCAACGAACGAGACAAAGTCGCAGCacaggcggaggagaacTGGAAACTATGGAAGCAAACAGCCCGCGAACTGCGCAAGGCAAAACAAGCTCCCAGCCACTACCAGTTCACCGACAGCCAATTGACCGGTCTCATCCAACAGCTGAGGTACAGCATCCGCGATTTCGCAGTCCAGTACTTTACGGGAATCCCTCGCAGCCATGTTAGCAGAGACCGGCTAGACGTCTGGGAATCATGTGTGGTTTCCACCACCCCAGGAACAACTGCATACCAGGAGTACATCAGGTCACCAAGCCGATGCGCCAGCATTATTCAGGCCATAGTGTGGAAGCTATTGGATCGTCGGGTTTTCGGGAGCTTTGTATGGGCAGGCAAAGCCGGCGAATCCCTCTGCGATCTGCGGTTCTATCTGAAATACG CATCCCGCCATGACCCAGTCCCCGACCCCGACCTCGAACGCAAATTCCAAATCTGGTCCTCCGAGGCATCGGCCTTGATCCTTCAAATGTGCGATTTTACCGAAGGCTCACAGGAATACAAGCGCATGCAAAGCACGCGCAAAGAGATCCGCGAGGAGTTCTGGTCTATAGCGGGGCAGTACCTCTCCATACGAAGTAGCGCCCCAGGCCAAGATTTCCGACGCATTCTCGAAAATGCAATTGCGCTTGATCGAGAGATCCATCGTCAAGCTGCCCGGGTCACTTGGGAGTTCCCGCCCGTCGACGCTCATGTTAGGTTTAACCCTGAATTCATGGAAGCCGAAAAAGGACAGCAGAGGCCAAGAGTTGACCAGCAGGTGCTTCTTGTTGTGGCGCCGGGGTTGACGAAGAGGGGGAAATCGGACGGGCAGGACTTTGCGGGAGAAGAGCAATTGTTGGTGCCTATGGAAGTCTCTTGTCTGCTTCCGGGTGATATTCCCGGTGCGGGCGGGCTGAGTTCCCTTGTTTATTCGTGGCTTAGATAG
- a CDS encoding protein axeA (transcript_id=CADANIAT00006921) — protein sequence MVKLQYLLSILLYAYSCTALMLDRRDPTPGQLSQVTDFGDNPTNVGFYIYVPQNLASNPAIIVAIHYCTGTAQAYYSGTPYAQYAETYGFIVIYPESPYSGTCWDVSSQSTLTHNGGGNSNSIANMVDWTINQYNADASRVYVTGTSSGAMMTPQNVMAATYPNLFAAGIAYAGVPAGCFYSEANVEDQWNSTCAQGQSISTPEHWAQIAQAMYSGYEGSRPKMQIYHGSADATLYPQNYYETCKQWAGVFGYNYDSPQEVQNDTPVAGWAKTIWGENLQGILADGVGHNIQIQGEEDLKWFGFTS from the exons ATGGTCAAACTGCAATATCTTCTGTCAATTCTTCTATACGCTTACAGCTGCACTGCCCTAATGTTGGACCGACGTGATCCAACGCCTGGGCAGTTGTCGCAGGTTACGGATTTTGGCGACAATCCTACAAACGTGGGCTTCTACATTTACGTGCCGCAGAATCTGGCGTCTAACCCTGCAATAATTGTGGCGATCCACTACT GCACTGGAACCGCCCAGGCATACTACTCCGGAACCCCCTACGCGCAGTATGCAGAGACCTACggcttcatcgtcatctACCCGGAAAGCCCTTACTCAGGCACCTGCTGGGATGTCAGCTCGCAGTCAACTCTAACCCACAATGGAGGCggcaacagcaactccaTTGCAAACATGGTAGACTGGACAATTAACCAGTACAATGCAGACGCAAGCCGTGTCTATGTCACTGGAACCAGCTCAGGTGCAATGATGACA CCCCAGAACGTAATGGCAGCAACATACCCCAATCTCTTCGCAGCAGGCATTGCATACGCTGGCGTCCCAGCTGGATGCTTCTACTCGGAAGCCAACGTCGAAGACCAATGGAACAGCACCTGCGCACAGGGCCAGTCAATCAGCACACCCGAGCACTGGGCACAAATCGCACAGGCGATGTACTCCGGCTATGAGGGATCCCGGCCAAAGATGCAGATCTACCACGGCAGCGCCGACGCAACTCTCTACCCGCAGAACTACTACGAGACATGCAAGCAGTGGGCCGGTGTCTTTGGGTACAACTATGATAGCCCACAGGAGGTGCAGAACGATACGCCGGTGGCCGGCTGGGCCAAGACTATTTGGGGCGAGAATTTACAGGGCATATTGGCTGATGGCGTCGGTCATAATATCCAGATCCAGGGGGAGGAGGACCTGAAGTGGTTTGGCTTCACTAGCTGA
- a CDS encoding monocarboxylate/H+ symporter jenA (transcript_id=CADANIAT00006919), whose translation MPSQNEPAEPIPDGIFAVAKQSWGDLFRWKQRVIIENEQGESYAEWQDPEPFKNPISLLMLLSARDWLFFLVGLAAWTADAFDFHALSIQQVKLADYYGKTKTDISTAITLTLLLRSVGAAFFGLAGDRFGRKWPMVINMIVLGVLQIATIYSSTFQQFLAVRSLFGLFMGGVYGNAIAMALEHCPLIARSVSARGLMSGILQQGYSLGYVFAACANLGVGGGTETYKTVFWIAAGISIGIGLIRVLFPESKQFLEAKAAGKRSVSAGEFWRETKVMVGQEWKICVYCIFLMTWFNYYSHTSQDSYTTFMLTQKELENSGASRASILMKTGACVGGTIIGYLSQFVGRRRAIIISAFVSGLIIPAWILPTTERSLSATGFFMQFFVQGAWGVIPIHLNELSPPAFRSLFPGLTYQLGNMISSPSAQIINAIAEKTFIKGPSGNPVEAYGPTMGVATAIIATGIMVTTAFGPEKRGRRFETVVVGMQEQNRTDKQLDLEADSKPGEETVERVDKV comes from the exons ATGCCTTCGCAAAACGAGCCCGCTGAGCCTATCCCTGACGggatcttcgccgtcgcgaAGCAGTCCTGGGGCGACCTCTTCCGATGGAAGCAGCGTGTTATCATTGAGAACGAGCAGGGCGAGTCGTATGCGGAATGGCAAGACCCCGAGCCGTTCAAGAACCCAATCAGTCTTCTCATGCTGCTGAGTGCCCGTGactggctcttcttcctcgtcggccttGCCGCGTGGACCGCAGATGCGTTTGACTTCCATGCGCTCTCTATCCAGCAAGTCAAGCTGGCCGATTACTACGGCAAAACGAAGACTGACATCTCCACGGCAATCACTCTCACCTTGCTGCTGCGCAGTGTCGGTGCCGCCTTTTTCGGTCTCGCGGGCGACCGCTTCGGCCGTAAGTGGCCTATGGTCATTAACATGATTGTGCTTGGAGTGCTGCAGATTGCAACCATCTACAGCAGCACCTTCCAGCAGTTCCTGGCCGTGCGGAGTCTGTTTGGCCTCTTCATGGGTGGCGTGTATGGAAACGCTATCGCCATGGCTTTGGAGCACTGCCC GCTGATTGCTCGCAGTGTCAGCGCCCGTGGCCTCATGTCTGGAATCCTCCAGCAGGGTTACTCTCTCGGCTACGTTTTCGCCGCGTGCGCCAATCTCGGCGTGGGAGGCGGGACCGAGACCTACAAGACCGTCTTCTGGATTGCCG CCGGAATCTCCATCGGCATTGGTCTCATCCGAGTCCTCTTCCCCGAATCCAAACAATTCCTCGAGGCAAAAGCAGCCGGCAAGCGCTCTGTTAGCGCCGGTGAATTCTGGAGAGAAACCAAAGTGATGGTCGGCCAGGAATGGAAGATCTGCGTCTACTGCATCTTCTTAATGACCTGG TTCAACTATTACTCTCACACGTCGCAAGACTCCTACACAACGTTCATGTTGACGCAGAAAGAACTCGAGAACTCAGGTGCCTCGCGTGCCTCGATTCTTATGAAGACAGGCGCCTGTGTCGGCGGCACAATCATCGGCTACCTCTCCCAGTTTGTTGGGCGCCGCCGCGCAATCATTATCTCGGCTTTCGTCTCCGGTCTGATAATCCCCGCCTGGATCCTTCCCACGACGGAGCGCTCGCTCAGTGCAACGGGCTTCTTCATGCAGTTCTTTGTCCAAGGTGCTTGGGGTGTTATTCCGATTCATCTGAATGAGCTCTCGCCGCCTGCGTTCCGGTCTCTTTTCCCAG GTCTAACTTACCAACTCGGTAACATGATCTCCTCACCGTCCGCACAGATCATCAACGCCATCGCCGAGAAGACATTCATCAAGGGTCCGTCCGGGAACCCCGTAGAGGCGTACGGGCCTACCATGGGCGTCGCCACGGCTATTATTGCAACGGGCATCATGGTCACAACAGCGTTTGGACCGGAGAAGCGTGGTCGTCGCTTTGAGACTGTTGTTGTGGGTATGCAGGAGCAGAATCGGACGGATAAGCAGCTGGATCTTGAGGCCGATTCTAAGCCTGGGGAGGAGACCGTTGAGCGGGTAGACAAGGTTTAA
- a CDS encoding uncharacterized protein (transcript_id=CADANIAT00006916), with translation MPDPGSCLCPFFIPSNPTYHRASSNNRIQCHSDSALGPSECRSTLLVFQEWSIVFGIVISYWTSFGTRYMAGEWSWRLPFLLQIMPLFNLAAGIMVLSFSPRWLASKGRNKEALQSFSRLRRLPITDRRVRQEYMDSQAELNCFRKRTWRRIHIAIMIPFFQQFSGINALIYYSPTFETMGFDLSIQLIMSGVLNSLQLVGCTSTVWTMDTLGRRKLLFAGSVSETISHNIIAALVGRYSSNWASHQTAGWVSAAFLLVYMVAFGAAWGPVGLAIPSEIFPSSLRAKGVAIATCSNWLNNFIIGLITLPLIEGTGYGTYVFFAVFCGLSGIWTFFFVGDDGAHARADGPCF, from the exons ATGCCCGACCCTGGTAGCTGCTTATGTCCGTTCTTTATCCCATCCAATCCAACATACCATCGTGCCTCAAGCAATAATCGGATCCAGTGCCACTCTG ACTCCGCTTTAGGTCCCTCTGAATGTCGCAGTACgcttctcgtcttccaggAATGGAGCATTGTATTCGGCATTGTGATTTCGTATTGGACCAGTTTTGGCACACGATACATGGCCGGTGAATGGTCCTGGCGTctccccttcctcctccaaattATGCCCCTATTCAACCTAGCTGCCGGGATAATGGTCCTCTCATTCTCGCCTCGCTGGCTTGCCTCCAAGGGCCGGAACAAGGAAGCACTGCAGAGTTTCAGCAGGCTGCGCAGGTTGCCCATAACCGACAGGCGCGTCCGCCAGGAGTACATGGACAGCCAAGCCGAACTGA ACTGCTTTCGAAAACGAACCTGGCGCCGCATCCACATTGCCATTATGATTCCTTTCTTCCAGCAGTTTTCCGGGATCAATGCGCTGATTTATTACTCGCCGACTTTTGAGACAATGGGATTTGACTTAAGCATCCAGCTGATCATGTCTGGGGTCCTGAACTCTTTACAGCTTGTCGGGTGCACGAGCACAGTATGGACGATGGATACCCTGGGCCGACGTAAACTTCTGTTCGCCGGCTCGGTCAGCGAAACCATCTCACACAATATCATTGCTGCTTTGGTCGGCAGGTACAGCTCCAACTGGGCGTCGCATCAGACCGCGGGCTGGGTCAGCGCGGCTTTCTTGTTGGTGTATATGGTTGCCTTTGGCGCCGCCTGGGGACCGGTGGGCTTGGCGATACCCTCCG AGatcttcccttcttctctccgcGCCAAGGGcgtcgccatcgccacgTGCTCAAACTGGCTGaacaacttcatcatcgGGCTTATCACGCTGCCGCTCATCGAGGGGACGGGATACGGCACCtacgtcttcttcgccgtcttctGTGGCCTCTCTGGTATTTGGACGTTCTTTTTCGTGGGAGACGATGGGGCGCACGCTCGAGCAGATGGACCATGTTTTTAG
- a CDS encoding uncharacterized protein (transcript_id=CADANIAT00006917): MSYRLLLPGDRPTFTILALDVAKRNCAFSPTIQPIQCLLGRASCLARECRPSRRALSGLLYTFEIDHAQKACRTTSQQQTQGAPAHYYGTSSNAGLERLLLVVMLRARSTIALATTKTPAGLCSEMMLARKSCRISPTPSRATAPTKTASDNAMSTKCWRTVKVGCKLQTWDQTAFGSSLGARTRPSLNLKYALGFSVRLEQAPGMPYSPLMLMLRIHYICPRRAFPHHPRLRPVCCTCRLLPAAAPLSISPIQGFAPNIIPTIVPPTHQLRIDSAEICLHPTISNVIYASNRWERHIAQREPQIQDTRILTVLPAGDAIAILLLSDNGRAVVEIRHVRTNLDVICGMRLSNDGRYVVLAGQEGGGVEVYDISGEGDEVWTLAAGLNEGLDAGLKHAVWL, from the exons ATGAGCTACAGACTGCTGCTACCCGGCGACCGGCCTACCTTCACGATCCTCGCGCTCGACGTGGCCAAAAGGAACTGTGCCTTCTCGCCGACTATCCAGCCCATTCAATGCCTCCTGGGCCGAGCCAGTTGCCTCGCAAGGGAGTGTCGACCGTCTCGTCGGGCTCTATCCGGTCTTTTGTACACTTTCGAAATCGACCACGCCCAGAAGGCTTGCAGGACCaccagccagcagcagactcAGGGCGCCCCGGCCCACT ACTATGGCACCTCTTCTAATGCCGGACTCGAGCGGTTGCTATTAGTTGTCATGCTGCGAGCCCGTTCCACAATCGCACTAGCCACA ACAAAGACACCGGCGGGCCTTTGCTCAGAGATGATGCTCGCACGGAAATCCTGCCGGATTTCCCCTACGCCTTCGCGGGCCACGGCCCCAACAAAGACCGCCAGCGACAATGCCATGTCCACCAAGTGCTGGAGGACCGTCAAGGTCGGCTGTAAGCTCCAGACCTGGGATCAGACCGCGTTTGGATCCTCTCTCGGCGCAAGAACGAGACCAAGCCTGAACTTGAAATATGCGCTTGGCTTCAGTGTCCGCCTGGAACAGGCCCCCGGCATGCCGTACTCGCCCCTGATG CTAATGCTTAGAATCCATTATATATGTCCTCGGAGAGCTTTCCCAcaccatcctcgccttcgaCCTGTCTGCTGCACCTGCAGACTCCTTCCAGCCGCGGCGCCTCTCAGTATCTCACCAATTCAAGGCTTTGCACCTAACATCATTCCCACAATCGTCCCTCCAACTCATCAATTAAGGATTGATTCCGCCGAGATATGTCTCCATCCCACCATTTCGAATGTCATTTACGCCAGCAACAGGTGGGAGCGGCATATTGCGCAGCGAGAACCTCAGATCCAAGATACCCGTATTCTAACAGTGTTACCTGCAGGAGACGCCATCGCTATCCTCTTGCTCTCTGATAATGGTAGGGCAGTGGTAGAAATAAGGCATGTACGGACGAACCTCGACGTCATTTGCGGTATGCGGCTCAGCAATGACGGCAGGTATGTTGTCCTGGCTGGCCAGGAAGGCGGCGGAGTCGAGGTCTACGATATTAGTGGGGAGGGAGACGAGGTATGGACTCTTGCGGCTGGCTTGAATGAAGGTTTGGACGCTGGATTAAAGCATGCGGTATGGTTGTAG